The Enterobacter asburiae genome window below encodes:
- the zntA gene encoding Zn(II)/Cd(II)/Pb(II) translocating P-type ATPase ZntA, which produces MSTPEIPKKVPQFSALKLSPAPSKDDCCCEGACETPTQPLPESGNRFSWVVNGMDCAACARKVENAVKQVPGVSHVQVLFATEKLLVSADNDVSKQVEAAVSKAGYTLRSETAPVEKASSLKENLPLITLIIMMALSWGLEQINHPFGNLAFIATTLVGLFPIARQALRLMKSGSWFAIETLMSVAAIGAMFIGATAEAAMVLLLFLIGERLEGWAASRARKGVSALMALKPETATRVINGTRETVAINTLRPGDVIEVAAGGRLPADGALLTATASFDESALTGESIPVERAAGEKVPAGATSVDRLVQLTVLSEPGDSAIDRILKLIEEAEERRAPVERFIDRFSRIYTPAIMLVALLVTVVPPLFFGAPWEGWIYKGLTLLLIGCPCALVISTPAAITSGLAAAARRGALIKGGAALEQLSQVQHIAFDKTGTLTVGKPQVIGVYPQETSEDELLTLAAAVEQGSTHPLAQAIVREAQSRGLNIPPATAQRALVGSGIEATVDGKKVLIVAAGKSSSPEVEALEQTGQTVVTVLQDGVAKGMLALRDTLRDDAKEAVAALHKLGVQGVILTGDNPRAAAAIAGELGLEFKAGLLPADKVSAVTELNARGPLAMVGDGINDAPAMKASTIGIAMGSGTDVALETADAALTHNRLTGLAQMISLARATRANIRQNIGIALGLKGIFLVTTLLGMTGLWLAVLADTGATVLVTANALRLLRRR; this is translated from the coding sequence ATGTCGACTCCAGAAATACCTAAAAAAGTTCCTCAATTCTCGGCACTTAAGCTCAGCCCGGCTCCGTCGAAAGACGACTGCTGCTGCGAAGGCGCGTGCGAAACGCCAACTCAACCCCTTCCTGAAAGCGGGAACCGCTTCAGCTGGGTCGTCAACGGCATGGACTGCGCGGCCTGCGCCCGCAAGGTGGAAAACGCCGTCAAGCAGGTGCCGGGCGTGAGCCACGTTCAGGTGCTGTTTGCCACCGAAAAGCTGCTGGTCAGCGCCGATAACGACGTCAGCAAACAGGTTGAAGCCGCCGTCAGCAAGGCGGGCTATACCCTGCGCAGCGAAACGGCGCCCGTTGAAAAAGCCTCCTCACTGAAAGAAAACCTGCCGCTCATTACCCTCATCATCATGATGGCCCTGAGCTGGGGTCTGGAGCAGATTAACCATCCGTTCGGCAATCTGGCATTTATCGCCACCACGCTGGTCGGCCTGTTCCCGATTGCCCGTCAGGCGCTGCGCCTGATGAAAAGCGGCAGCTGGTTTGCCATCGAAACGCTGATGAGCGTGGCGGCAATCGGCGCGATGTTCATTGGCGCGACGGCGGAAGCGGCGATGGTGCTGCTGCTGTTCTTAATCGGCGAACGTCTTGAGGGCTGGGCGGCGAGCCGGGCGCGTAAAGGGGTCAGCGCGCTGATGGCGCTGAAGCCGGAAACCGCCACTCGCGTGATAAACGGCACGCGTGAAACGGTCGCCATCAACACGCTGCGCCCGGGCGACGTGATTGAAGTGGCCGCAGGGGGGCGTCTGCCCGCAGACGGCGCGCTGCTTACCGCCACCGCGAGCTTTGATGAAAGCGCCCTGACCGGGGAATCCATTCCGGTAGAGCGTGCCGCGGGTGAAAAAGTGCCTGCTGGTGCCACCAGCGTCGACCGTCTGGTGCAGCTCACCGTGCTTTCCGAGCCGGGCGACAGCGCCATCGACCGTATCCTGAAGCTGATTGAAGAGGCAGAGGAGCGCCGCGCGCCGGTCGAACGCTTTATCGATCGCTTCAGCCGGATTTATACCCCTGCCATCATGCTGGTTGCCCTGCTGGTCACCGTCGTCCCGCCGCTGTTCTTTGGCGCGCCGTGGGAGGGCTGGATTTATAAAGGGCTGACGCTGCTGCTGATTGGCTGCCCGTGCGCGCTGGTGATTTCCACCCCGGCGGCGATTACCTCAGGTCTGGCGGCAGCGGCACGTCGCGGCGCGCTGATTAAGGGCGGCGCGGCGCTGGAACAGCTGAGCCAGGTTCAGCATATCGCCTTCGATAAAACCGGTACGTTAACCGTCGGCAAGCCGCAGGTGATCGGCGTATATCCGCAGGAAACCAGTGAAGATGAGCTGCTTACATTGGCCGCCGCCGTTGAACAGGGGTCCACTCACCCCCTGGCGCAGGCGATTGTGCGAGAAGCGCAGTCGCGCGGGCTGAACATCCCTCCGGCAACCGCCCAGCGGGCGCTGGTCGGGTCAGGGATTGAGGCCACCGTTGACGGTAAAAAGGTGCTGATTGTCGCGGCGGGCAAGTCTTCCAGTCCAGAGGTTGAGGCGTTAGAACAGACCGGACAAACCGTCGTGACCGTCCTGCAGGACGGCGTCGCGAAGGGAATGCTGGCGCTGCGCGATACCCTGCGCGATGACGCAAAAGAAGCCGTGGCGGCGCTGCACAAGCTGGGCGTGCAGGGCGTTATTCTCACCGGTGATAACCCTCGCGCGGCGGCAGCGATTGCCGGTGAGCTGGGGCTGGAGTTTAAAGCCGGATTGTTGCCTGCGGATAAGGTCAGCGCCGTGACGGAACTGAACGCTCGCGGGCCGCTGGCAATGGTCGGTGACGGGATTAACGACGCCCCGGCGATGAAAGCGTCCACCATTGGTATTGCGATGGGCAGCGGGACCGACGTGGCGCTGGAGACGGCCGACGCGGCATTGACGCACAACCGCCTGACCGGGCTGGCGCAGATGATTAGCCTGGCGCGGGCGACGCGGGCCAACATCCGTCAGAACATCGGCATTGCGCTCGGTCTGAAAGGGATTTTCCTCGTGACGACCCTGCTCGGCATGACCGGACTGTGGCTGGCGGTGCTGGCGGATACCGGGGCAACGGTGCTGGTGACGGCGAACGCGCTCCGGCTGCTGCGTCGCCGATAA
- the malE gene encoding maltose/maltodextrin ABC transporter substrate-binding protein MalE, protein MNIKTGARLFALSALAAMMVSAPALAKIEEGKLVIWINGDKGYNGLAEVGKKFEKDTGIKVTVEHPDKLEEKFPQVAATGDGPDIIFWAHDRFGGYAQSGLLAEVTPDKAFQDKLFPFTWDAVRYNGKLIAYPIAVEALSLIYNKDLVPNPPKTWEEIPKLDKELKAKGKSALMFNLQEPYFTWPLIAADGGYAFKFENGKYDVKDVGVDNAGAKAGLTFLVDLIKNKHMNADTDYSIAEAAFNKGETAMTINGPWAWTNIDKSKVNYGVALLPTFKGKPSKPFVGVLSAGINAASPNKELAKEFLENYLLTDQGLDEVNKDKPLGAVALKSFQDQLAKDPRIAATMDNAQKGEIMPNIPQMAAFWYATRTAVINAASGRQTVDAALKDAQGRITK, encoded by the coding sequence ATGAATATCAAGACTGGCGCACGCCTTTTCGCATTGTCCGCCCTTGCAGCAATGATGGTTTCCGCCCCAGCGCTCGCCAAAATTGAAGAAGGCAAGCTGGTTATCTGGATTAACGGCGACAAGGGCTATAACGGCCTGGCCGAAGTGGGCAAAAAATTCGAAAAAGATACCGGCATCAAAGTTACCGTAGAACACCCGGACAAGCTGGAAGAGAAGTTCCCGCAGGTTGCAGCAACCGGCGACGGCCCGGACATCATCTTCTGGGCGCATGACCGTTTCGGGGGTTACGCGCAGTCTGGCCTGCTGGCAGAAGTGACGCCAGATAAAGCCTTCCAGGACAAGCTGTTCCCGTTCACCTGGGATGCCGTTCGCTATAACGGCAAGCTGATCGCTTACCCAATCGCGGTTGAAGCCCTGTCTCTGATTTACAACAAAGACCTGGTACCAAACCCACCGAAAACCTGGGAAGAGATCCCGAAACTGGATAAAGAGCTGAAGGCGAAAGGTAAATCCGCCCTGATGTTCAACCTGCAAGAGCCGTACTTCACCTGGCCGCTCATTGCTGCCGACGGCGGTTACGCGTTCAAGTTTGAAAACGGCAAATATGACGTGAAAGACGTGGGTGTGGACAACGCTGGCGCGAAAGCGGGTCTGACCTTCCTGGTGGATCTGATCAAGAACAAACACATGAACGCGGATACCGACTACTCCATCGCGGAAGCGGCGTTCAACAAAGGCGAAACCGCGATGACCATCAACGGTCCGTGGGCCTGGACCAACATCGACAAGAGCAAAGTCAACTACGGCGTAGCGCTGCTGCCAACCTTCAAAGGCAAGCCGTCTAAACCGTTCGTTGGCGTGCTGAGCGCAGGCATCAACGCCGCCAGCCCGAACAAAGAGCTGGCGAAAGAGTTCCTGGAAAACTACCTGCTGACCGATCAGGGTCTGGATGAAGTGAACAAGGACAAACCGCTGGGCGCCGTCGCGCTGAAATCCTTCCAGGATCAGCTGGCGAAAGACCCACGTATCGCGGCCACCATGGATAACGCCCAGAAAGGCGAAATCATGCCGAACATCCCACAGATGGCTGCGTTCTGGTACGCCACGCGTACCGCGGTCATCAACGCTGCAAGCGGTCGTCAGACTGTCGATGCCGCGCTGAAAGATGCTCAGGGTCGTATTACTAAGTAA
- a CDS encoding lysoplasmalogenase, whose protein sequence is MLWSFIAVCFSAWLYVDASYRGPTWQRWLFKPVTLLLLLLLAWQAPMFNAVSYLVLAGLCASLIGDALTLLPRQRLLYAVGAFFLSHLLYTIYFASQMTLSFFWPLPLVLLVIGALLIAVIWSRLEEMRLPVCTFIAMTLVMVWLAGELWFFRPTAPAMSAFFGAALLLIGNVVWLGSHYRRRFRADNAIASACYFAGHFLIVRSLYI, encoded by the coding sequence ATGCTTTGGTCATTTATCGCTGTCTGTTTTTCCGCATGGCTTTATGTCGATGCGTCGTACCGCGGTCCCACCTGGCAGCGCTGGTTGTTTAAACCGGTCACGCTGTTGCTCCTGCTGCTGCTGGCCTGGCAAGCGCCGATGTTCAACGCCGTCAGCTATCTGGTGCTCGCCGGGCTGTGTGCATCCCTGATTGGCGATGCCTTAACCCTGCTGCCGCGCCAGCGTCTGCTGTACGCCGTTGGGGCGTTCTTCCTGTCGCATCTGCTCTATACCATCTACTTTGCCAGCCAGATGACGCTCTCCTTCTTCTGGCCGCTGCCGCTGGTGCTGCTGGTGATTGGCGCACTGCTGATTGCGGTGATCTGGTCGCGTCTGGAAGAGATGCGTTTGCCGGTCTGTACCTTTATCGCCATGACGCTGGTGATGGTGTGGCTGGCGGGCGAGCTGTGGTTCTTCCGTCCGACCGCTCCGGCGATGTCCGCGTTCTTCGGCGCCGCGCTGCTGCTGATCGGGAATGTCGTCTGGCTGGGCAGCCACTATCGCCGCCGCTTCCGGGCGGATAACGCGATTGCCTCCGCGTGTTACTTTGCCGGGCATTTCCTGATTGTGCGTTCGCTGTATATCTAA
- the malK gene encoding maltose/maltodextrin ABC transporter ATP-binding protein MalK: MASVQLRNVTKAWGDVVVSKDINLDINEGEFVVFVGPSGCGKSTLLRMIAGLETITSGDLLIGDTRMNDIPPAERGVGMVFQSYALYPHLSVAENMSFGLKLAGAKKEVINQRVTQVAEVLQLAHLLERKPKALSGGQRQRVAIGRTLVAEPRVFLLDEPLSNLDAALRVQMRIEISRLHKRLGRTMIYVTHDQVEAMTLADKIVVLDAGRVAQVGKPLELYHYPADRFVAGFIGSPKMNFLPVKVTATAIEQVQVELPNRQQVWLPVDSANVQVGANMSLGIRPEHLLPSHIADVTLEGDVQVVEQLGHETQIHIQIPAIRQNLVYRQNDVVLVEEGATFAIGLPPERCHLFREDGTACRRLHKEPGV, encoded by the coding sequence ATGGCGAGCGTACAGCTGCGTAATGTAACGAAAGCCTGGGGTGACGTTGTGGTGTCGAAAGACATCAATCTGGACATCAACGAAGGCGAATTCGTGGTGTTTGTTGGTCCATCAGGCTGTGGTAAATCTACTCTGCTGCGTATGATTGCCGGTCTTGAAACCATCACCAGCGGCGATCTGCTGATTGGTGATACACGAATGAACGACATCCCGCCCGCCGAACGTGGCGTCGGTATGGTGTTCCAGTCTTATGCACTCTATCCACACCTTTCCGTTGCCGAAAATATGTCCTTTGGCCTGAAGCTGGCCGGCGCGAAGAAAGAAGTCATTAACCAGCGCGTGACGCAGGTGGCGGAAGTGTTACAGCTGGCCCACCTGCTGGAGCGTAAACCAAAAGCGCTTTCCGGTGGTCAGCGTCAGCGTGTGGCGATTGGCCGTACGCTGGTGGCCGAACCGCGCGTGTTCCTGCTCGATGAACCTCTCTCTAACCTGGATGCCGCCCTGCGTGTCCAGATGCGTATTGAAATCTCCCGTCTGCACAAGCGTCTTGGCCGCACGATGATTTACGTCACCCACGATCAGGTGGAAGCGATGACCCTCGCCGACAAAATCGTGGTGCTGGATGCCGGCCGCGTGGCGCAGGTGGGTAAACCGCTGGAGCTGTACCACTACCCGGCAGACCGCTTTGTTGCGGGCTTTATTGGCTCGCCAAAGATGAACTTCCTGCCCGTCAAAGTGACCGCGACAGCCATTGAACAGGTACAGGTGGAGCTGCCAAACCGCCAGCAGGTCTGGCTGCCGGTCGACAGCGCCAACGTACAGGTCGGGGCAAACATGTCCCTCGGTATTCGTCCTGAGCACCTGCTGCCGAGCCACATCGCTGATGTAACTCTGGAAGGTGACGTTCAGGTCGTCGAACAGCTTGGTCACGAAACACAGATTCATATCCAGATCCCCGCCATCCGTCAGAACCTGGTCTACCGCCAGAATGACGTGGTGTTGGTAGAAGAGGGTGCCACATTCGCTATCGGTTTGCCGCCAGAGCGTTGCCATCTGTTCCGTGAGGATGGCACTGCATGTCGTCGGTTGCATAAAGAGCCAGGCGTTTAA
- a CDS encoding DUF2500 domain-containing protein, whose product MSKMPLFFIIVVAIIVIAASFRFVQQRREKADNDAAPLMQKRVEVTNKREKPLNDRRSRQQQVTPAGTAMRYEASFKPETGGLEMTFRLEAQQYHQLTVGDKGTLSYKGTRFEGFRTE is encoded by the coding sequence ATGAGCAAGATGCCGCTTTTTTTCATTATCGTGGTGGCGATTATCGTCATTGCCGCCTCGTTCCGTTTCGTGCAGCAGCGCCGCGAGAAGGCGGATAACGATGCCGCGCCGCTGATGCAAAAGCGCGTGGAGGTGACCAACAAACGCGAGAAACCGCTCAACGACCGCCGCTCGCGCCAGCAGCAGGTGACACCTGCGGGCACAGCAATGCGCTATGAAGCGAGCTTTAAGCCGGAAACGGGCGGCCTGGAGATGACCTTCCGCCTGGAGGCGCAGCAGTACCATCAGCTGACGGTGGGGGATAAAGGGACGTTGAGCTACAAAGGGACGCGGTTTGAGGGGTTCAGGACGGAATAA
- the ubiA gene encoding 4-hydroxybenzoate octaprenyltransferase, whose protein sequence is MEWSLTQNKLLAYHRLMRTDKPIGALLLLWPTLWALWLATPGVPPLWILAVFVAGVWLMRAAGCVVNDYADRKFDGHVKRTAGRPLPSGQVSGKEARVLFIVLVLLSFLLVLTLNTMTILLSVAALALAWVYPFMKRYTHLPQVVLGAAFGWSIPMAFAAVSESLPLSCWLMFLANILWAVAYDTQYAMVDRDDDLKIGIKSTAILFGRQDKLIIGILQVAVLALMVAIGRLNGLNWEFYWSVLVAGLLFAYQQKLIAKRERDACFKAFMNNNYVGLVLFLGLAMSYFL, encoded by the coding sequence ATGGAGTGGAGCCTGACGCAGAATAAGCTGTTGGCGTATCACCGCTTAATGCGTACCGATAAACCCATTGGCGCGTTACTGCTGCTGTGGCCGACCCTGTGGGCGCTGTGGCTCGCCACGCCGGGCGTGCCGCCGCTGTGGATCCTGGCCGTGTTCGTTGCCGGCGTCTGGCTGATGCGCGCGGCGGGCTGCGTGGTGAATGACTATGCCGATCGTAAATTCGACGGTCATGTTAAGCGTACTGCCGGTCGTCCGTTACCCAGCGGGCAGGTCAGCGGGAAAGAAGCCCGCGTGCTGTTCATTGTGCTGGTGCTGCTCTCTTTCCTGCTGGTGTTAACCCTCAACACCATGACCATTCTGCTTTCCGTTGCGGCGCTGGCGTTGGCCTGGGTATATCCCTTTATGAAGCGCTATACCCACCTGCCTCAGGTGGTGCTGGGCGCGGCGTTTGGCTGGTCGATTCCGATGGCGTTTGCGGCGGTTAGTGAGTCCTTACCGCTCAGCTGCTGGCTGATGTTCCTGGCGAACATTCTCTGGGCCGTGGCGTATGACACGCAATACGCGATGGTAGATCGCGACGATGACCTGAAGATTGGCATCAAATCCACCGCCATCCTCTTTGGTCGTCAGGACAAGCTGATTATCGGTATCCTGCAGGTCGCGGTACTGGCGCTGATGGTCGCGATCGGTCGCCTGAACGGGCTGAACTGGGAGTTTTACTGGTCCGTACTGGTGGCGGGACTGCTGTTTGCGTACCAGCAAAAGCTGATTGCTAAGCGTGAGCGCGACGCATGCTTTAAAGCGTTTATGAACAACAACTACGTCGGTCTGGTGCTGTTTTTAGGCCTGGCGATGAGCTATTTCTTATAA
- the malF gene encoding maltose ABC transporter permease MalF, which translates to MDVIKKKRWWQSDALKWSAIGLLCLLVGYLVVLMYVQGEYLFAIMTLILSSAGLYIFANRKAYAWRYVYPGVAGMGLFVLFPLICTIAIAFTNYSSTNQLAQERAQQVLLDRSYQAGKTFNFGLYPAGNEWKLALTDEASSKYYVSDAFKFGGEQKLALKEAQALPEGERANLRVITQNRQALTQLTAVLPDESKVTMSSLRQFSGTQPLYTLADDGTLTNNQSGVKYRPNNDIGFYQSITADGKWGDDKLSPGYTVTIGWDNFTRVFTDEGIQKPFFAIFVWTVVFSVLTVILTVAVGMVLACLVQWESLKGKAIYRVLLILPYAVPSFISILIFKGLFNQSFGEINMMLSALFGIKPAWFSDPTTARSMIIIVNTWLGYPYMMILCMGLLKAIPDDLYEASAMDGAGPFQNFFRITLPLLIKPLTPLMIASFAFNFNNFVLIQLLTNGGPDRLGTTTPAGYTDLLVSYTYRIAFEGGGGQDFGLAAAIATLIFLLVGALAIVNLKATRMKFD; encoded by the coding sequence ATGGATGTCATTAAAAAGAAACGCTGGTGGCAAAGCGACGCGCTGAAGTGGTCAGCGATAGGTCTGCTGTGTCTGCTGGTGGGTTACCTTGTTGTTTTAATGTACGTACAAGGGGAATATCTGTTCGCCATCATGACGCTGATTTTAAGCTCTGCTGGCCTGTATATTTTCGCTAATCGTAAAGCCTATGCCTGGCGCTATGTCTACCCGGGCGTGGCCGGGATGGGGCTGTTTGTCCTGTTCCCGCTGATTTGTACCATCGCCATTGCGTTTACCAACTACAGCAGCACCAACCAGCTTGCGCAGGAACGCGCGCAGCAGGTCCTGCTGGATCGCTCCTATCAGGCAGGCAAGACCTTTAACTTCGGCCTGTATCCTGCCGGTAACGAGTGGAAGTTAGCGCTTACTGACGAAGCAAGCAGCAAATACTATGTCTCCGACGCGTTCAAATTTGGCGGCGAGCAGAAGCTGGCCTTAAAAGAGGCACAGGCCCTGCCGGAAGGTGAACGTGCCAACCTGCGCGTTATTACCCAGAACCGTCAGGCGCTGACCCAGCTCACCGCCGTGCTGCCAGACGAAAGCAAAGTGACCATGAGCTCGCTGCGCCAGTTCTCCGGCACGCAGCCACTCTATACCCTGGCGGACGACGGCACGCTGACCAACAACCAGAGCGGCGTGAAATATCGTCCGAATAACGACATCGGTTTCTATCAGTCCATTACTGCCGACGGCAAATGGGGTGATGACAAGCTCAGCCCTGGCTATACCGTCACCATCGGCTGGGACAACTTTACCCGCGTGTTTACCGACGAAGGCATTCAGAAACCGTTCTTCGCCATCTTCGTGTGGACGGTGGTCTTCTCGGTGCTGACGGTGATCCTGACCGTAGCCGTGGGCATGGTGCTGGCCTGTCTGGTCCAGTGGGAATCCCTGAAAGGCAAAGCGATTTACCGCGTGCTGCTGATCCTGCCGTATGCCGTACCGTCGTTTATCTCGATTCTAATTTTCAAAGGGCTGTTTAACCAGAGCTTCGGTGAAATCAACATGATGCTGAGCGCCCTGTTCGGTATCAAACCGGCCTGGTTCAGCGACCCGACCACCGCCCGCTCGATGATTATCATCGTGAACACCTGGCTCGGTTATCCGTACATGATGATCCTGTGCATGGGCCTGCTGAAGGCTATCCCGGACGATCTGTACGAAGCCTCGGCGATGGACGGCGCGGGCCCGTTCCAGAACTTCTTCAGGATTACGCTGCCGCTGCTCATTAAGCCGCTGACGCCGCTGATGATTGCCAGCTTCGCCTTTAACTTTAACAACTTCGTGCTGATTCAGCTGTTGACCAACGGCGGCCCGGACCGCCTTGGCACCACGACGCCAGCAGGCTATACCGACCTGCTCGTGAGCTACACCTACCGTATCGCCTTCGAAGGCGGCGGCGGCCAGGACTTCGGTCTGGCGGCAGCAATTGCCACCCTGATCTTCCTGCTGGTGGGCGCTCTGGCGATTGTGAACCTGAAAGCCACACGTATGAAATTTGACTAA
- a CDS encoding maltoporin: protein MMITLRKQVPLAIAIAAGILSAQAGAVDFKGYARSGIGWTGSGGEQQCFQATGAQSKYRLGNECETYAELKLGQEVWKEGDKSFYFDTNVAYSVSQQNDWESTSPAFREANVQGKNLIEALPGSTIWAGKRFYQRHDVHMIDFYYWDISGPGAGIENIDLGFGKLSLAATRSSEAGGSATFADRDALGNRIYDNLVPNDVFDVRLAQMQVNEGGTLEFGVDYGHTNIPDDYYLQPGASKDGWMFTAEHTQSMLKGFNKFVLQYATDSMTSNGKGRAEGGSINNNGDMWRVLDHGAISLGDSWDLMYVGMYQDINLDNNNGTKWWTVGVRPMYKWTPIMSTLLEVGYDNVKSQKTDDTNSQYKITLAQQWQAGDSIWSRPAIRVFATYAKWDEKWGYANGDSGAGYDSGIAYSDTSAKTFSRGDSDEWTFGAQMEIWW, encoded by the coding sequence ATGATGATTACTCTGCGCAAACAAGTCCCTCTGGCAATCGCCATTGCGGCAGGCATCCTGTCTGCCCAGGCAGGCGCCGTGGACTTTAAAGGTTATGCTCGTTCCGGCATTGGCTGGACCGGGAGTGGCGGTGAGCAGCAATGCTTCCAGGCAACAGGTGCTCAAAGTAAATACCGTCTCGGTAACGAATGTGAGACCTACGCTGAACTGAAACTGGGCCAGGAAGTGTGGAAAGAGGGCGATAAGAGCTTCTACTTCGACACCAACGTCGCGTATTCCGTTTCTCAGCAGAACGACTGGGAATCCACCAGCCCGGCCTTCCGTGAAGCTAACGTGCAGGGTAAAAACCTCATTGAAGCACTGCCAGGTTCCACCATCTGGGCCGGTAAGCGCTTCTATCAGCGTCATGACGTTCACATGATCGACTTCTACTACTGGGATATTTCAGGTCCTGGTGCGGGTATCGAAAACATCGACCTGGGCTTCGGTAAGCTCTCTCTGGCCGCAACCCGTTCTTCTGAAGCGGGCGGCTCAGCGACCTTCGCGGATCGTGACGCGCTGGGTAACCGTATTTATGACAACCTGGTACCGAACGATGTCTTCGACGTCCGTTTAGCACAGATGCAGGTCAACGAAGGCGGTACGCTGGAGTTCGGTGTTGATTATGGTCACACCAATATTCCTGATGATTACTACCTGCAGCCTGGCGCGTCTAAAGACGGCTGGATGTTCACTGCTGAACATACCCAGAGCATGCTGAAGGGCTTTAACAAATTTGTGCTGCAGTACGCAACTGACTCTATGACTTCCAACGGCAAGGGCCGTGCGGAAGGCGGTAGCATCAACAACAACGGCGACATGTGGCGTGTTCTGGACCACGGTGCGATCTCTCTGGGCGACTCCTGGGATCTGATGTACGTGGGTATGTACCAGGACATCAACCTGGATAACAACAACGGCACCAAATGGTGGACTGTCGGTGTTCGTCCTATGTACAAATGGACGCCAATCATGAGCACCCTGCTGGAAGTGGGCTACGACAACGTCAAGTCTCAGAAAACTGACGACACGAACAGCCAGTACAAAATTACCCTGGCACAGCAATGGCAGGCTGGCGACAGCATCTGGTCCCGTCCGGCTATCCGCGTCTTCGCAACCTACGCGAAATGGGATGAGAAATGGGGCTACGCGAACGGCGACTCCGGTGCAGGCTATGACTCTGGTATTGCGTACAGCGACACGTCCGCAAAAACCTTCAGCCGCGGCGACTCTGATGAGTGGACCTTCGGTGCCCAGATGGAAATCTGGTGGTAA
- the malM gene encoding maltose operon protein MalM, whose amino-acid sequence MKMKKSLVALCLSAGLMACVPAVSFADVNFVPQNTSAAPAIPAAALQQLTWTPVDQSKTQSTQLSTGGQQLNVPGITGPVAAYSVPANIGELTLTLTSEVNKQTSVFAPNVLILDQNLTPSAFFPSEYFSYQEPGVMSADRLEGKMRLTPALGQQKIYVLVFTTEKDLQQTTKLIDPAKAYAKGTGNSVPDIPDPLARHVTDGLLKLKVSTNNASSVLVGPLFGSSGTGPVTVGNTAAPAYTAPAATAAAPVATAAPAPAKKAEPVLNDTEEYFNNAIKQAVKRGDVDKALKLLDEAERLGSTTARSTFISSVKGKG is encoded by the coding sequence ATGAAAATGAAGAAAAGTCTCGTCGCGCTGTGCCTCTCTGCGGGGCTGATGGCCTGTGTTCCGGCGGTCTCCTTTGCAGACGTGAATTTCGTGCCACAAAATACCAGCGCTGCGCCGGCTATCCCGGCGGCGGCCCTCCAGCAGCTGACATGGACGCCAGTTGATCAATCCAAAACCCAGTCGACACAGCTTTCTACGGGTGGCCAGCAGCTGAACGTGCCGGGTATCACCGGGCCGGTTGCCGCCTACAGCGTGCCGGCTAACATTGGTGAGCTAACCCTGACGCTGACCAGCGAAGTGAACAAGCAAACCAGCGTTTTTGCACCGAACGTTCTGATTCTGGATCAGAATCTGACGCCGTCTGCTTTCTTCCCAAGCGAGTACTTTAGTTATCAGGAGCCTGGCGTCATGAGCGCCGACCGTCTGGAAGGCAAAATGCGCCTGACGCCAGCGTTGGGACAGCAGAAGATTTATGTTCTGGTTTTCACGACTGAAAAAGATCTACAGCAGACCACTAAGCTTATCGATCCGGCAAAAGCCTACGCCAAAGGAACGGGTAACTCTGTTCCGGATATCCCTGATCCGTTAGCGCGCCACGTCACCGACGGCCTGCTTAAACTGAAAGTCTCAACTAACAATGCGTCCAGCGTGCTGGTCGGCCCGCTGTTTGGCTCCTCCGGCACCGGCCCTGTCACTGTAGGTAACACTGCTGCTCCTGCCTATACCGCGCCAGCTGCTACGGCAGCCGCACCGGTGGCGACCGCAGCGCCTGCCCCGGCTAAGAAAGCCGAGCCGGTACTGAACGACACCGAAGAGTACTTCAACAACGCCATTAAGCAGGCGGTGAAGCGCGGCGATGTCGATAAAGCGCTAAAACTGCTTGATGAAGCCGAACGTTTAGGTTCAACCACTGCCCGTTCCACCTTTATCAGCAGTGTAAAAGGCAAGGGGTAA
- the ubiC gene encoding chorismate lyase, which yields MSHPALTQLRALRYFDQIPALDPQQLDWLLLEDSMTKRFEQQGKTVTVTLIQEGFVSGDEIASELPLLPQEPRYWLREILLCADGEPWLAGRTVVPESTLSGPELALQRLGKTPLGRYLFTSSELTRDFIEIGRDAELWGRRSRLRLSGKPLILTELFLPASPLY from the coding sequence ATGTCACACCCTGCGCTAACGCAACTGCGTGCGCTGCGCTATTTCGACCAAATACCTGCGCTTGATCCGCAGCAACTGGACTGGCTGTTGCTGGAAGATTCCATGACGAAACGTTTTGAGCAACAGGGTAAAACGGTCACGGTGACCCTGATTCAGGAAGGGTTTGTCTCTGGCGATGAGATCGCCAGCGAGCTGCCGCTGCTGCCGCAAGAGCCACGCTACTGGCTGCGCGAAATTTTACTCTGTGCTGATGGTGAGCCGTGGCTTGCCGGGCGGACGGTGGTCCCCGAGTCCACCCTTTCCGGGCCAGAGCTCGCGCTGCAACGTCTGGGGAAAACGCCTCTGGGGCGTTACCTTTTTACCTCGTCTGAGCTTACCCGGGATTTTATTGAGATTGGTCGTGATGCCGAACTCTGGGGGCGTCGTTCCCGCCTTCGCCTGAGCGGTAAACCGTTAATTCTGACGGAGCTTTTTTTACCTGCATCACCGTTGTACTAA